Proteins encoded in a region of the Apilactobacillus apisilvae genome:
- the rsgA gene encoding ribosome small subunit-dependent GTPase A encodes MSKGKIFQSLSGFYDVISDGKIYRTRARGNFRKKRITPIVGDDVEFESSSQDEGYLLKVFDRKNALVRPPIANIDQAVVVTAATQPEFSNNLLDRQLVALEISKITPIIYFTKLDLLSTEQIQYFNEVKKTYKNIGYTVIMADKDNKSLNELSDLFVNKETVIMGQTGAGKSTLLNKINPELKLVTGEISSALNRGKHTTRKVNFIKINDGLVADTPGFSSYDTFDIKSDDLRNYFPEFKRNANKCKFRGCVHINEPKCEIKRLLEKNEISQNRYKSYLQLYDILKNKKPVYNKKK; translated from the coding sequence TTGTCAAAAGGTAAAATATTTCAGTCACTTAGTGGATTTTATGACGTTATAAGTGATGGCAAAATTTATAGAACTCGTGCGCGAGGTAATTTTCGTAAAAAAAGAATTACTCCAATCGTTGGAGATGATGTAGAATTTGAGTCCAGTTCTCAAGATGAAGGATATTTACTAAAAGTTTTTGATCGAAAAAATGCATTAGTAAGGCCACCAATTGCTAATATTGATCAAGCAGTTGTAGTTACTGCTGCGACTCAACCTGAATTTTCTAATAATTTATTAGATCGTCAATTAGTAGCTTTAGAAATTAGTAAAATTACTCCAATTATTTATTTTACTAAATTAGACTTATTATCCACTGAACAAATTCAGTATTTTAATGAGGTTAAAAAGACTTATAAAAATATTGGTTATACTGTGATTATGGCTGATAAAGATAATAAGTCTTTAAATGAGTTGAGCGATTTATTTGTTAATAAAGAAACAGTTATTATGGGACAAACAGGTGCTGGTAAATCAACATTATTGAATAAAATTAATCCAGAGTTAAAATTAGTAACTGGAGAAATATCTTCTGCTTTAAATCGTGGTAAACATACAACTAGAAAAGTCAATTTCATTAAAATTAATGATGGATTAGTAGCAGATACCCCAGGATTTTCATCTTATGATACTTTTGATATTAAATCGGATGATTTAAGGAACTATTTTCCAGAATTTAAGCGTAATGCAAACAAATGTAAATTTAGAGGTTGTGTTCATATTAACGAACCTAAATGTGAAATAAAAAGACTTTTAGAAAAAAATGAAATTTCACAAAATCGTTATAAAAGTTATCTCCAACTATATGATATTTTAAAGAATAAGAAACCTGTTTATAATAAAAAGAAATGA
- the rpe gene encoding ribulose-phosphate 3-epimerase: MIKVAPSILSADYLNLERDINKIENDAEYLHIDVMDGDFVPSISYGPGWVKQIRKISNLILDVHMMVKNPERYVDEFADNGADLIGVHVEATPHIHRALQMIKNKGVKAEVVINPGTPVDAIKPVLYMVDQVLVMTVNPGFGGQKFLPETVKKIQQLNDLKNSEGYNFDIEIDGGVNNETVKQAYTAGATVAVAGSYVFDAENPASKVQSIKDATK; this comes from the coding sequence ATGATTAAAGTAGCTCCATCTATTCTAAGTGCAGATTATTTAAATTTAGAAAGAGATATTAATAAGATTGAAAATGATGCTGAATATTTACATATCGATGTAATGGATGGTGATTTTGTTCCATCTATTTCATATGGTCCTGGTTGGGTTAAACAAATTAGGAAAATTTCTAACCTAATTTTAGATGTTCATATGATGGTTAAGAATCCTGAAAGATATGTAGATGAATTCGCTGACAATGGTGCCGATTTAATTGGTGTTCATGTAGAAGCTACTCCACATATTCACCGTGCACTTCAAATGATTAAAAATAAGGGTGTTAAAGCTGAAGTTGTTATCAATCCGGGAACTCCAGTAGATGCAATTAAACCGGTATTATATATGGTTGATCAAGTTTTAGTTATGACTGTTAATCCTGGATTTGGTGGTCAAAAATTTTTACCTGAAACCGTTAAAAAAATTCAACAGTTAAATGATTTAAAAAATAGTGAAGGTTATAACTTTGATATTGAAATTGATGGTGGAGTAAATAACGAAACTGTTAAACAAGCTTATACTGCGGGTGCTACTGTGGCTGTTGCAGGTTCATATGTATTTGATGCTGAAAATCCAGCTTCTAAGGTTCAAAGTATTAAGGATGCTACTAAGTAA
- a CDS encoding thiamine diphosphokinase, which yields MNIVNLLVGGPTNLWPDTLKNCDINGKWIGVDRGSLRLIKLGITPAIAIGDYDSISNDELELVKSKVSDLRTFNSHKDYTDTQLALKIADEELNADVINIYGATGGRLDHFLSNFLMITDPEYNNIVNKIKIIDAQNTISYYLPGSYKIKKESDKKYLAYIPLNSMKLTLSESKYTLDNYQVPSPISFSSNEFIGNYAKFKFDCGILCVIQSKD from the coding sequence ATGAATATAGTAAATTTGTTAGTAGGTGGGCCAACTAACTTATGGCCTGATACATTGAAAAATTGTGATATTAATGGTAAGTGGATTGGTGTTGATAGAGGCAGCCTTAGATTAATTAAGTTAGGCATTACTCCAGCAATCGCGATAGGCGATTATGATTCGATTAGTAATGATGAGTTAGAATTGGTAAAAAGTAAAGTTAGTGATTTAAGAACTTTTAATTCTCATAAAGATTATACAGACACACAGTTAGCTTTGAAGATAGCTGATGAAGAATTAAATGCTGATGTTATTAATATTTATGGTGCTACGGGTGGTCGATTAGATCATTTTCTATCAAATTTTTTGATGATAACTGACCCTGAATACAATAATATTGTTAATAAAATAAAAATTATTGATGCACAGAATACAATTAGTTACTATTTACCTGGTAGTTATAAAATAAAAAAAGAATCTGATAAAAAATATCTAGCTTATATTCCATTAAATTCAATGAAATTAACTTTAAGTGAATCTAAATATACGTTAGATAATTATCAAGTTCCTAGCCCCATATCTTTTTCAAGCAATGAATTTATTGGCAATTATGCTAAATTTAAATTTGATTGTGGAATTCTTTGTGTTATTCAAAGTAAGGATTAA
- a CDS encoding IS3 family transposase — protein MTKFSFELKKKIVKEYFSAGIGSTSLAKKYNIKSRTTILNWIHMYNAFGIKGLIVRHPIKVYSGYYKRKVLHWMHTNHSSYPETALFFNISAPSTIFAWERRLETKGLTGLYTNRGPKKMKSNKTKIKSPNKSLREKVNYYLINYRYEQIKQECGSTMDHIKKLITFFKRFSISFILKSIGISRSYYYRHFKEDDKDDNLKKMITKIKHFNPNYGYRRLTLALRNNNVVVNHKKVLRIMKTLNLTTNQYNKKRRKYNSYIGQVGHIAKNRIHRKFKTDRPYQKLTTDVSEFRYGNQDINHRVYLSPIMDLFSDEILNFSISEHPNVDFTIKPMKELIKKLPKLSYRTTVHSDQGFQYQNNKWQKLLKNNHIFQSMSRKGTCLDNAQMESFFHIMKIEIMSNHYETKSSLIKAMKKWIKYYNNYRIKTKLGGKAPKEYRKLYLLENK, from the coding sequence ATGACAAAATTTAGTTTTGAGTTAAAGAAAAAAATAGTTAAAGAATATTTTTCAGCAGGAATTGGTTCTACTAGTCTTGCTAAAAAATATAATATTAAAAGCAGAACAACTATTTTAAATTGGATTCATATGTATAATGCCTTCGGCATTAAAGGATTAATTGTCAGGCACCCAATCAAAGTATATTCTGGATATTATAAACGAAAAGTGCTGCATTGGATGCACACTAACCACAGTTCGTATCCAGAAACAGCACTTTTCTTCAACATATCAGCCCCAAGTACCATCTTTGCTTGGGAGCGAAGATTGGAGACTAAAGGCCTAACTGGATTATACACTAATCGTGGCCCTAAAAAAATGAAATCAAATAAAACTAAAATTAAATCACCTAACAAGTCATTAAGAGAAAAAGTTAATTATTATCTAATCAATTATCGTTATGAACAAATAAAACAAGAATGTGGATCTACTATGGATCACATAAAGAAATTGATTACTTTCTTTAAAAGATTTTCTATATCATTCATTTTAAAAAGTATCGGTATAAGTAGAAGTTATTATTATCGACATTTCAAAGAAGATGATAAAGATGATAACTTAAAAAAGATGATCACTAAAATAAAGCATTTTAATCCTAATTATGGGTATCGCCGTTTAACCTTAGCTTTAAGAAATAACAACGTAGTTGTTAATCATAAAAAAGTATTAAGGATAATGAAAACATTAAATTTAACGACCAATCAATATAACAAAAAAAGAAGAAAATATAATTCTTATATTGGACAAGTTGGACATATAGCCAAAAATAGGATTCATAGAAAATTTAAAACTGATCGTCCTTATCAAAAATTAACAACTGACGTCAGTGAATTTAGATATGGTAATCAAGATATAAATCACAGGGTTTATTTATCACCAATTATGGATCTATTTTCTGATGAAATATTAAATTTTTCCATTAGCGAACATCCAAATGTCGACTTTACTATTAAGCCAATGAAAGAATTGATTAAAAAATTACCAAAATTAAGCTATAGAACCACCGTCCATAGTGATCAAGGCTTTCAGTATCAAAATAATAAATGGCAAAAATTATTAAAGAATAATCACATCTTTCAATCCATGTCCCGTAAAGGGACATGTCTAGATAATGCACAAATGGAATCATTCTTTCATATCATGAAAATAGAAATTATGAGTAATCATTATGAAACAAAGTCTTCATTAATTAAAGCGATGAAAAAATGGATTAAATATTATAATAATTATAGAATTAAAACAAAACTAGGAGGTAAAGCTCCGAAAGAATATCGGAAACTTTACCTCCTAGAAAATAAATAG
- the rpmB gene encoding 50S ribosomal protein L28, with amino-acid sequence MAKDFINGKRTHYGNKRSHALNSSRRSWKPNLQKVRILVDGKPKKVWVSTRTLKSGKVTRA; translated from the coding sequence ATGGCTAAAGATTTTATTAATGGTAAAAGAACTCATTATGGTAACAAACGTTCCCATGCTTTGAATTCTTCACGTCGTAGCTGGAAGCCAAATCTACAAAAAGTTCGTATCTTAGTAGATGGCAAACCTAAGAAGGTTTGGGTTAGTACCCGTACTCTAAAATCAGGTAAAGTTACCCGTGCCTAA
- a CDS encoding Asp23/Gls24 family envelope stress response protein has protein sequence MAVKIKTKYGLIDIDNNVIATVVGGAATDNFGVVGMASKNQIRDNVNDILKKDNYSRGVVITQDDNGISVEVNIIVSFGTKISEVCKNVQSKVKYNLETMLGISANAVNIIVQGVRVLD, from the coding sequence ATGGCCGTAAAAATTAAGACTAAATATGGATTGATTGATATTGATAATAATGTCATTGCTACAGTAGTTGGTGGTGCTGCCACTGATAACTTTGGTGTTGTAGGAATGGCTAGCAAAAATCAAATTAGAGATAATGTTAATGATATTTTGAAAAAAGACAATTATTCAAGAGGTGTTGTTATTACTCAAGATGATAATGGTATTTCTGTTGAAGTTAATATAATTGTTAGTTTTGGAACTAAAATATCAGAAGTATGTAAAAATGTTCAATCAAAAGTAAAATATAATCTAGAAACGATGCTTGGCATTTCTGCCAATGCAGTAAATATTATTGTTCAGGGCGTTAGAGTCTTAGACTAA
- a CDS encoding DAK2 domain-containing protein → MSVSNITSSKFNQMVQAASVTLKSNSKFINSLNVFPVPDGDTGTNMSMSFESGAKYVEQDSSDSVGDLAQSLSKGLLMGARGNSGVILSQIFRGFSKSVQDKKELKSEDIVEAFINSAKTAYNSVMKPTEGTILTVIKGIAQAGKESKHSDLADLFDDLYNGANMALQTTPDLLAVLKEVGVVDSGGQGLVFVIKAFSDVLNNRKIDESHQPNSGEMNQMIDASHEQSNESAQGKLNPSDIKYGYCTQIMVRIGLGQQVKYDFDYDKFYEYLAKLGDSLLVINDDEIVKVHVHTEHPGKVLAWGQLFGDLANVKVDNMRLQQEDIIEKDEKKEQADLKSEPKETAIISIVSGDGLGELFSSLGVTDIIKGGQTMNPSTQDIVNAINNSNAKNAIILPNNGNIFMAAEQATQVVDIPAKIVHTKTLQQGLTSVLSFNPTASLDDNVNEMEDTLDTVKSGEVTYAVRDTNINGVDIKKGHFMGIVDGDIKVTGKNSVETTVNMVKDMLDEDSEVITIIYGKESNEKDANKVKSKLETIDSELEVEVHEGDQPVYSFLISVE, encoded by the coding sequence TTGTCTGTCTCAAATATAACAAGTTCTAAATTTAATCAGATGGTCCAAGCGGCATCTGTTACACTTAAAAGTAATTCAAAATTTATTAATTCTTTAAACGTATTTCCCGTTCCAGATGGCGATACAGGAACTAATATGAGTATGTCATTTGAAAGTGGAGCTAAATATGTTGAACAGGATTCTAGTGATTCTGTGGGTGACTTGGCCCAATCATTATCTAAAGGTTTATTAATGGGAGCTAGAGGAAACTCTGGCGTTATTCTATCTCAAATTTTTAGGGGATTCTCTAAATCTGTACAAGATAAAAAAGAATTAAAATCTGAAGACATTGTTGAAGCATTTATAAATAGTGCCAAAACAGCTTATAATTCTGTTATGAAACCTACTGAAGGTACAATTTTAACGGTTATTAAGGGGATTGCTCAAGCTGGTAAGGAATCTAAACATAGTGACTTGGCAGATTTATTTGATGATTTGTATAACGGGGCTAATATGGCTTTACAAACAACTCCTGATTTACTAGCCGTATTAAAAGAGGTCGGTGTTGTTGATTCAGGTGGTCAAGGATTAGTTTTTGTTATTAAGGCTTTTAGTGATGTTTTAAATAATCGTAAAATTGATGAAAGTCATCAACCTAATTCTGGTGAAATGAATCAAATGATTGATGCTAGCCACGAACAAAGTAATGAAAGTGCACAAGGAAAGTTAAATCCATCCGACATTAAGTATGGATATTGTACACAAATAATGGTTAGAATTGGTTTAGGTCAACAAGTTAAATATGATTTTGATTATGATAAATTTTATGAGTATTTAGCAAAATTGGGTGATTCCTTATTAGTAATTAATGATGATGAAATTGTTAAAGTTCATGTTCATACTGAGCATCCAGGTAAAGTTTTGGCTTGGGGACAACTATTCGGTGATCTTGCAAATGTTAAAGTAGATAATATGCGATTACAACAGGAAGATATTATCGAAAAAGATGAAAAAAAAGAACAAGCTGATCTTAAATCTGAACCAAAAGAAACGGCCATTATTTCAATAGTTTCAGGTGATGGTCTAGGTGAATTATTTAGTAGTTTAGGAGTAACTGACATCATTAAAGGTGGACAAACAATGAATCCAAGTACTCAGGATATTGTTAATGCCATTAATAATAGTAATGCTAAAAATGCTATTATCTTGCCTAATAATGGGAACATTTTTATGGCAGCTGAACAAGCCACTCAGGTTGTCGATATTCCTGCAAAAATAGTTCATACTAAAACTTTACAACAAGGATTAACTTCTGTGCTCTCGTTTAATCCTACCGCTTCTCTAGATGATAATGTTAATGAGATGGAAGATACTCTAGACACCGTCAAGAGCGGTGAAGTTACTTATGCAGTTAGAGATACTAATATCAATGGTGTTGATATTAAAAAAGGACATTTTATGGGTATCGTTGATGGAGATATTAAAGTAACTGGAAAAAATTCTGTTGAAACTACCGTTAATATGGTTAAAGATATGTTGGATGAGGACAGTGAAGTTATTACCATTATTTATGGAAAAGAATCTAACGAAAAGGATGCCAATAAAGTTAAATCTAAATTGGAAACGATTGATTCTGAGCTTGAAGTAGAAGTCCATGAAGGGGATCAACCGGTTTATTCATTCTTAATTTCTGTAGAATAA
- the recG gene encoding ATP-dependent DNA helicase RecG — MNSLDDSVSALKGVGLKKQEALSELQINNIFDLLLYYPFRYEDFQVKNIDDISDQEKVTLKGTIASEPTVVHYGRRRNILNVRLLVNNIVIKVTFFNQPWLKKQLPVGEDVLIYGRFDKNRSSLSGIKILTSINNNKMSSIYKVNKHIRQTTLKDIIKNAYENYQKCIQDILPTSLRKKYKIEKLAKVIHDMHFPGSKRDAMLARRSAKFNEFFIFQMRLQSLKSNKTNNGIALKYNSNIINSFIKQLPFNLTDAQKKVIDEILYDLQSSRQMNRLLQGDVGSGKTVVAVLAIYACIQSGYQAALMAPTEILAEQHANSLANFFKNDNINIALLTGDTKLSARKELLPRIENGEINLIIGTHALIQDAVNYDKLGLAIIDEQHRFGVNQRKKLREKGIGTNILAMTATPIPRTLAITSYGEMDVSIIDQLPSGRQPIKTAWIRESQFKSSLPFIKNRLNKGEQIYVVTPLVEESEAVDMKNAVNIYESFQKSFENYYNVGLLHGKMNDDEKNKIMNDFKENRLQILVSTTVIEVGVDVSNATMMIVFNADHFGLSQLHQLRGRVGRGGQQSYCLLIADPKTEVGAKRMDVMVNSNDGFVISQKDLELRGPGDVMGKSQSGLPEFNVGDPVADLTMLNIAQQEAILIVSKKSWQSNPENKLLANYINHANEKIFD, encoded by the coding sequence ATGAACAGTCTTGATGATAGTGTTTCTGCTTTAAAGGGTGTTGGACTTAAAAAGCAAGAAGCTTTATCTGAACTTCAAATTAATAATATTTTTGATTTGCTTTTGTATTATCCTTTTAGATACGAAGATTTTCAGGTGAAAAACATCGATGATATTTCCGATCAAGAGAAAGTAACACTAAAGGGAACCATTGCATCCGAACCAACAGTTGTTCATTATGGTCGAAGAAGAAACATTTTAAATGTTAGATTACTTGTGAATAATATTGTTATTAAGGTTACTTTTTTTAATCAGCCTTGGTTAAAAAAACAATTACCTGTTGGCGAAGATGTTTTGATTTACGGTAGATTTGATAAAAATCGCTCGTCATTATCTGGCATTAAGATTCTTACATCAATTAATAATAACAAGATGAGTTCAATTTATAAGGTTAATAAACATATTCGTCAAACCACTTTAAAGGATATTATTAAAAATGCTTATGAAAATTATCAAAAATGTATTCAAGACATACTGCCGACTTCTTTGCGAAAAAAATATAAAATTGAAAAACTAGCTAAAGTAATTCACGATATGCATTTTCCAGGTAGTAAAAGGGATGCTATGTTGGCTCGTCGGAGTGCTAAGTTTAATGAGTTTTTTATATTTCAAATGCGTTTACAAAGTTTAAAAAGTAATAAAACCAATAATGGTATTGCACTTAAATACAATAGTAATATTATCAATTCGTTTATAAAACAATTACCATTTAATTTAACGGATGCTCAAAAAAAAGTTATTGATGAAATTTTATATGATTTGCAATCTAGTCGACAGATGAATCGATTGCTCCAAGGTGATGTTGGTTCTGGAAAAACTGTTGTTGCGGTTTTAGCAATTTATGCCTGTATTCAATCTGGTTATCAAGCAGCTTTAATGGCACCTACTGAAATTTTGGCTGAACAACATGCTAATAGTTTAGCTAATTTTTTTAAAAATGATAATATTAACATTGCTTTATTAACTGGTGATACTAAATTATCTGCTAGGAAAGAACTATTGCCTAGAATTGAAAATGGTGAAATTAATTTAATCATTGGAACACACGCTTTAATTCAAGATGCTGTTAATTATGATAAATTGGGCTTAGCAATAATCGATGAGCAGCATCGATTTGGAGTTAATCAGCGAAAAAAATTGCGTGAAAAGGGTATTGGAACCAATATATTGGCAATGACAGCGACCCCAATTCCTAGAACTTTAGCAATTACATCTTATGGGGAAATGGATGTTTCGATAATTGATCAATTACCTTCTGGCAGACAGCCAATTAAAACAGCTTGGATTAGAGAAAGTCAATTTAAATCTTCTTTACCATTTATAAAGAATCGTTTAAATAAGGGCGAGCAAATTTACGTTGTTACTCCATTGGTTGAAGAGTCAGAAGCGGTTGATATGAAAAATGCTGTTAATATTTATGAAAGTTTTCAAAAAAGTTTTGAGAATTATTATAATGTCGGATTGTTACATGGCAAAATGAATGATGATGAAAAAAATAAAATTATGAATGATTTTAAAGAAAATCGTTTACAAATATTAGTTTCAACGACAGTTATTGAAGTTGGAGTAGACGTCAGTAATGCGACAATGATGATTGTCTTTAATGCTGACCATTTTGGATTATCCCAACTCCATCAATTACGTGGTAGAGTCGGTAGAGGTGGTCAGCAATCATATTGCTTATTAATTGCTGATCCTAAAACCGAGGTTGGGGCTAAAAGAATGGATGTAATGGTTAATAGTAATGATGGATTTGTAATTTCTCAAAAAGATTTAGAATTAAGAGGCCCTGGTGATGTAATGGGAAAATCACAATCAGGGCTTCCTGAATTTAATGTTGGAGATCCAGTTGCCGATTTAACAATGTTAAATATTGCTCAACAAGAAGCAATTTTAATTGTTAGTAAAAAAAGCTGGCAAAGTAATCCAGAAAATAAGCTTTTAGCAAATTATATAAATCATGCTAATGAAAAAATATTTGATTAA
- the plsX gene encoding phosphate acyltransferase PlsX encodes MKIAIDAMGGDYAPTEVVKGVELARNQYSDIEFKLFGQVDKIQPLIEDDTRIELIQSDEVIEMGEEPVKAVMKKKNSSLDMAAQAVKDKEADAFFSAGNTGAILAAGLFIIGRIKGIDRPGLATTLPIVNDPEHDNFVMLDVGANAESKLFNLYQYAFMGKYYAENVRKINNPRIGLLNNGTESDKGDSLHKAANELLSKDDNLNFIGNVESRELLNGAADVVITDGFTGNAALKAIEGTALSLLTLIKGDIMSAGLKSKFGALMLKPTFKKIGKQMDYSQYGGAVLMGTKAPVVKAHGSSKANTIKNTIFQIKSMIDSKTIDNVVTYFNENSDKMAEIKQNAKNK; translated from the coding sequence ATGAAGATTGCAATTGATGCTATGGGTGGAGATTACGCACCTACAGAAGTAGTTAAGGGTGTTGAATTGGCAAGAAATCAGTACTCAGATATTGAATTTAAACTTTTTGGACAAGTTGATAAAATTCAACCATTAATTGAAGATGACACAAGAATTGAGTTAATTCAATCTGATGAAGTAATTGAAATGGGTGAAGAACCTGTAAAGGCAGTCATGAAAAAGAAAAATTCTAGTTTAGATATGGCTGCTCAAGCGGTTAAAGATAAAGAAGCTGATGCTTTCTTTTCTGCTGGTAATACTGGAGCCATTTTAGCTGCTGGATTATTTATTATCGGTAGAATTAAAGGGATTGATCGCCCTGGTTTAGCAACCACTTTACCCATTGTTAATGATCCGGAACATGATAATTTTGTAATGTTAGATGTTGGCGCTAATGCTGAATCTAAACTTTTTAATCTATATCAATATGCTTTTATGGGTAAGTATTATGCAGAAAATGTTAGAAAAATTAATAACCCAAGAATTGGCTTATTAAATAACGGAACTGAATCAGATAAAGGTGATAGTTTGCATAAAGCTGCTAATGAGCTATTATCTAAGGATGATAACCTTAATTTTATTGGAAATGTAGAATCTAGAGAATTGTTAAATGGTGCTGCAGATGTTGTTATTACCGATGGATTTACTGGTAACGCTGCTTTGAAAGCTATCGAAGGAACTGCATTATCATTATTGACTTTGATTAAAGGTGATATTATGTCAGCTGGCTTAAAATCTAAGTTTGGTGCATTAATGCTGAAACCTACATTTAAGAAAATTGGTAAACAAATGGATTACTCTCAATATGGTGGTGCTGTCTTAATGGGTACTAAAGCACCGGTTGTTAAAGCTCATGGTAGCAGCAAAGCTAATACTATTAAAAATACAATTTTCCAAATTAAGTCAATGATTGACTCAAAGACAATTGATAACGTTGTGACTTACTTTAACGAAAATTCTGATAAAATGGCAGAAATTAAACAAAATGCTAAAAATAAATAA
- the acpP gene encoding acyl carrier protein yields the protein MTKEEVFNKISDMVSDQFSVDRKSITGSLNFQKDLDADSIDFVEFVLDLENTFDTEISDEDAEKIQTIDEAVDYVMSNSDNK from the coding sequence ATGACAAAAGAAGAAGTATTTAATAAAATTTCTGATATGGTTTCCGATCAATTTAGTGTCGATCGTAAATCAATTACAGGTAGTTTAAATTTTCAAAAGGATTTAGATGCTGATTCAATTGATTTTGTTGAATTTGTGCTAGACTTAGAAAATACTTTTGATACAGAAATTTCTGATGAAGATGCTGAAAAAATTCAAACCATTGACGAAGCTGTAGATTATGTAATGTCAAACTCAGACAACAAATAG
- the rnc gene encoding ribonuclease III, with the protein MIAEFDKLLDEKFGIKFKDESLLDEAFTQASYVNEHPGKDLKFYERIEFLGDAVYELVVSDYIFKRYPKLPQGRLTRLRAAMVNERSFSSFARECHFDKYIRLGKGEEKAQARERDSLLCDIFESFIGAVYLDQGMKPVVKFCHQVIFPKLDEGWFDEFFDHKTELQELAQQNGPVEIEYHLLDENGPDNDRRFKVSVTIDDKEEGIGEGNSKKNAEQVAAKKALKQYLN; encoded by the coding sequence ATGATAGCAGAATTTGATAAATTATTAGATGAAAAATTTGGAATAAAATTTAAAGATGAATCATTATTGGATGAGGCCTTTACACAAGCTTCATATGTTAATGAACATCCTGGAAAAGACTTAAAATTTTATGAAAGAATTGAGTTTTTAGGTGATGCAGTTTACGAACTAGTGGTTTCTGATTATATTTTTAAAAGATATCCTAAATTACCACAGGGTAGACTAACTAGATTAAGGGCTGCAATGGTTAATGAACGTAGTTTTAGTAGCTTTGCTAGAGAATGTCATTTTGATAAGTATATCCGTTTAGGAAAAGGTGAAGAAAAAGCTCAGGCTAGAGAAAGAGACTCATTGTTATGTGATATTTTCGAGTCGTTTATTGGGGCTGTTTATTTAGATCAAGGAATGAAGCCAGTAGTTAAGTTTTGTCATCAAGTAATTTTTCCTAAATTAGATGAAGGTTGGTTTGATGAATTCTTTGATCACAAAACCGAATTACAAGAATTGGCTCAACAAAATGGTCCTGTAGAAATTGAATATCATTTATTAGATGAAAATGGTCCAGACAATGATCGTCGCTTTAAAGTATCGGTTACTATTGATGATAAAGAAGAAGGTATTGGAGAAGGTAATTCTAAGAAGAATGCTGAACAAGTAGCTGCTAAAAAAGCTTTAAAACAGTATTTAAACTAA